A genome region from Solirubrobacter pauli includes the following:
- a CDS encoding MFS transporter — MKRYLEILRSPYVGVLVASSLFSRLPIGINALAIVLYLREQTGSFAVAGGVSGTLALGSAIGAPVQGRLVDRLGARRVLLPIAVLHAVSLGAIVGLAELSAPTAILLVCGFVAGFAVPPTSSVLRSMWTDLVEPRLHQAAYALDSTMIELIFISGPLLTAAIAAIASPAGALIVSAVAVVVGTAIFTALPPTRHVENAEEREHHGLLGALTSPGVRTLVFTSFPAGVGLGMLEVGIPAASRAEGAPALAGVLLAIWSFGSLIGGLAYGTLPRRSVHRTHLILTAVLPLTLLPLAVAPGVWAIALLVLPAGCCIAPLLATRNELVGGVAPPGMRTEAYTWPITAFVGGIAAGAALSGSLVEGPGWRTSFVIAAAVASTGALVALVGRRTLVPTPRPI, encoded by the coding sequence GTGAAGCGCTACCTCGAGATCCTCCGCTCGCCGTACGTGGGCGTGCTCGTCGCCTCGTCGCTGTTCTCGCGGCTGCCGATCGGCATCAACGCGCTCGCGATCGTGCTCTACCTGCGCGAGCAGACCGGCTCGTTCGCGGTCGCGGGCGGGGTGAGCGGGACGCTGGCGCTCGGGTCGGCGATCGGCGCGCCCGTCCAGGGGCGGCTCGTCGACCGGCTCGGCGCGCGCCGCGTGCTCCTGCCGATCGCCGTGCTGCACGCGGTCAGCCTGGGCGCGATCGTCGGCCTGGCCGAGCTCAGCGCGCCGACGGCGATCCTGCTCGTGTGCGGCTTCGTCGCCGGCTTCGCCGTCCCGCCGACGTCGTCCGTGCTGCGCTCGATGTGGACGGACCTGGTCGAGCCGCGCCTGCACCAGGCCGCGTACGCGCTCGACAGCACGATGATCGAGCTGATCTTCATCAGCGGCCCGCTGCTGACGGCGGCGATCGCAGCGATCGCCTCTCCGGCGGGCGCGTTGATCGTCAGCGCCGTGGCGGTCGTGGTCGGCACCGCGATCTTCACCGCCCTGCCGCCGACCCGCCACGTCGAGAACGCCGAGGAGCGCGAGCACCACGGGCTGCTGGGAGCGCTGACCTCCCCCGGTGTGCGGACGCTGGTGTTCACGTCGTTCCCGGCCGGCGTCGGCCTGGGCATGCTCGAGGTCGGCATCCCGGCGGCCAGCCGGGCGGAGGGCGCGCCCGCGCTGGCCGGCGTCCTGCTGGCGATCTGGTCCTTCGGCAGCCTGATCGGCGGGCTGGCCTACGGGACGCTCCCGCGGCGTTCGGTGCACCGGACGCACCTGATCCTCACGGCGGTGCTCCCGCTCACGCTGCTGCCACTGGCGGTCGCGCCGGGCGTGTGGGCGATCGCGCTGCTGGTGCTGCCGGCCGGCTGCTGCATCGCGCCGCTGCTCGCCACGCGCAACGAGCTGGTCGGCGGCGTGGCCCCGCCGGGCATGCGCACCGAGGCCTACACCTGGCCGATCACGGCGTTCGTCGGCGGGATCGCCGCCGGCGCGGCGCTCAGCGGCTCCCTCGTCGAAGGCCCGGGCTGGCGGACGTCGTTCGTGATCGCCGCCGCGGTCGCCTCGACCGGTGCCCTCGTCGCCCTCGTCGGCCGCCGCACGCTGGTCCCCACGCCACGTCCGATTTGA
- a CDS encoding uracil-DNA glycosylase — protein sequence MAALDALNEAVVDCRRCPRLVEWREQVAREKRAAFRDWDYWGRPMPGFGDPAARILILGLAPAAHGGNRTGRIFTGDRSGDFLFAGLHRVGLANQAESVHKDDGLRLQGAYMVAAVRCAPPANLPTPEERANCSDWLEREVILLPDVHVVVCLGGFAWESALRLRSTLTRTPMPRPKPKFGHGVVADGEPWPLLGCFHPSQQNTFTGKLTPPMLDEVLEQAKALAWAS from the coding sequence ATGGCCGCCTTGGATGCGCTCAACGAGGCGGTCGTCGACTGCCGCCGCTGCCCGCGGCTCGTCGAGTGGCGTGAGCAGGTGGCGCGGGAGAAGCGCGCGGCGTTCCGGGACTGGGACTACTGGGGCCGGCCGATGCCGGGCTTCGGCGATCCGGCCGCCCGGATCCTGATCCTGGGCCTGGCGCCCGCCGCGCACGGCGGGAACCGCACGGGCCGGATCTTCACCGGCGACCGCTCGGGCGACTTCCTGTTCGCCGGGCTGCACCGGGTCGGGCTCGCCAACCAGGCGGAGTCGGTCCACAAGGACGACGGGCTGCGTCTTCAGGGCGCCTACATGGTCGCCGCGGTGCGCTGCGCACCGCCCGCCAACCTGCCCACGCCGGAGGAGCGCGCGAACTGCTCCGACTGGCTGGAGCGGGAAGTGATCCTGCTGCCGGACGTGCACGTGGTCGTCTGCCTCGGCGGCTTCGCGTGGGAGAGCGCGCTGCGGCTGCGGTCCACGCTCACCCGCACGCCGATGCCGCGTCCCAAGCCGAAGTTCGGGCACGGCGTCGTCGCCGACGGCGAGCCGTGGCCGCTGCTCGGCTGCTTCCACCCCAGCCAGCAGAACACGTTCACGGGCAAGCTGACGCCGCCGATGCTCGACGAGGTGCTCGAGCAGGCGAAGGCGCTGGCCTGGGCGTCGTGA
- a CDS encoding P-loop NTPase fold protein: MDRDRFSASVRRVADSFSKPVTAGGFAGALTGLPLPDGGDDRLASEWLERCEPLLVAETGLDEAAVAVALGRLEPPVGRALRGDEAPLHEWAKRPRVTGYAELTRLEGDHNTCAISPDGRRIAYGGDDGQLHIRVLDTEDEEVVNYRDAVVDCAYGPGGALAVALADGSIRLHGTEIVMRHEGVRSLAFVGEAIVAASSDGTVRSLTQQTSIVLLSAEQGEGMRRHAAAGDLMAFPIDAGVLLYDDEATVLPSGPVATCAIGASGRHVAAATQDGALLLWDLTRPDLPYTAASRGVRGCGFSDDGRVVLAADEDGVRGFDVVSGAPLGTSDGAALGTVWRCATGPNGMVAVASDSGTAVYEPVAGHMTLAEVAPDSLGGTDLLGVAADAAALADVISAKTTSPPLSIGLFADWGSGKSFLIKLIQERVRILSRRASGNPDAAAHCAHVRNVEFNAWHFADANLWASLASHILDAMAKPEAGTDARTAAARLAKLEELLAAESATGRQLERAHRKAVRAQTLRRLGFLALGRDSEKTLGELKDAWTWLRILLGVIVPIGVLAAVLIGLVGLDAAKTSVTAALAAAATFGVTAKRVADALGSFSPTSVETVKNAKAEVEAAKAREAGLREEYDDLAHGRALARYAAKRGGSGDYRSQLGLISRIHEDFERMSDLLTGQRGARGGDKDLPQIDRIVLYIDDLDRCSPKRVVEVLEAVHLILALPLFVVVIAVDPRWLLQSLKLHYAELLKAQDEPHWQSTPLNYLEKIIQIPFTLRPMGPAGTTALVSSLLPVYVPVTDSPAETATPATPSAPVTLAPAPATGTPTPRTPAPALLNPRQLVLTERERDFAALVARELHTPRAVKKLTNIYRLVRARLEEDAEAFIATRGADMPEFQAVLILLTVLIAYPDEASGLLLKLDEQQGAWSSRQIGGELGAFLDRATEQAINGATTSTEPFRRHALELARYSFAAGQEVYAKR, from the coding sequence ATGGACCGCGACCGTTTCTCGGCGTCCGTTCGCCGGGTGGCGGACAGCTTCAGCAAACCGGTGACCGCAGGTGGGTTCGCCGGTGCGCTCACCGGCCTTCCGCTGCCCGACGGCGGAGACGACCGTCTGGCCAGCGAGTGGCTGGAACGCTGTGAGCCGCTGCTCGTCGCGGAGACGGGGCTCGACGAGGCCGCCGTGGCCGTGGCGCTCGGCCGGCTCGAGCCGCCGGTCGGTCGCGCCCTGCGCGGAGATGAGGCTCCGCTGCACGAGTGGGCGAAACGTCCCCGGGTCACCGGCTACGCCGAGCTGACCCGGTTGGAAGGGGACCACAACACGTGCGCGATCAGCCCCGACGGCCGACGGATCGCGTACGGCGGGGACGACGGACAGCTCCACATCCGCGTGCTCGACACGGAGGACGAGGAGGTCGTCAACTACCGCGACGCGGTCGTGGACTGCGCGTATGGGCCGGGCGGAGCGCTCGCGGTCGCGCTCGCCGACGGGTCGATCCGGCTGCACGGAACCGAGATCGTCATGCGCCACGAGGGCGTCCGCTCACTCGCCTTCGTCGGCGAGGCGATCGTGGCGGCGTCCTCAGACGGCACGGTCAGGTCCTTGACCCAGCAGACCTCGATCGTTTTGCTCAGCGCAGAACAGGGCGAGGGCATGCGCCGTCACGCGGCCGCGGGCGACTTGATGGCCTTCCCGATCGACGCCGGGGTGCTGCTGTACGACGACGAGGCGACTGTACTGCCGAGCGGTCCCGTCGCCACGTGTGCCATCGGCGCTTCCGGCCGTCACGTCGCTGCAGCGACCCAGGACGGGGCGCTGCTGCTCTGGGACCTCACACGCCCGGACCTCCCCTACACCGCAGCGAGCCGAGGCGTCCGCGGGTGCGGATTCAGCGACGACGGGCGCGTGGTGCTCGCCGCCGACGAGGACGGGGTACGTGGATTCGACGTCGTCTCGGGCGCGCCGCTCGGCACCTCCGATGGAGCCGCGCTCGGGACGGTGTGGCGTTGCGCGACCGGACCCAACGGGATGGTCGCGGTCGCCTCGGATTCCGGCACTGCCGTCTACGAGCCGGTCGCGGGCCACATGACGCTGGCCGAGGTCGCGCCGGACTCGCTCGGCGGGACGGACCTGCTCGGCGTCGCCGCCGACGCCGCGGCGCTCGCGGACGTGATCTCCGCGAAGACGACCAGCCCGCCGCTGTCGATCGGGCTGTTCGCCGACTGGGGGTCGGGCAAGTCGTTCCTGATCAAGCTGATCCAGGAACGGGTGCGGATCCTCTCGCGCCGGGCGAGCGGCAACCCGGACGCGGCGGCGCACTGTGCGCACGTGCGCAACGTCGAGTTCAACGCGTGGCACTTCGCGGACGCGAACCTGTGGGCCAGCCTCGCGAGCCACATCCTCGACGCGATGGCCAAGCCCGAGGCAGGCACGGACGCGCGGACGGCCGCGGCGCGCCTGGCGAAGCTCGAAGAGCTGCTCGCCGCCGAGTCGGCGACCGGCCGCCAGCTCGAGCGCGCGCACCGGAAAGCCGTGCGGGCGCAGACGTTGCGCAGGCTCGGATTCCTGGCCCTCGGGCGTGACAGCGAGAAGACGCTCGGCGAGCTCAAGGACGCGTGGACCTGGCTGCGGATCCTGCTTGGCGTCATCGTCCCGATCGGGGTGCTGGCCGCGGTGCTGATCGGCCTGGTGGGCCTCGACGCCGCCAAGACGTCCGTGACCGCCGCCCTCGCCGCGGCGGCGACGTTCGGCGTGACGGCCAAGCGCGTTGCGGATGCGCTCGGCAGCTTCAGCCCGACGTCGGTCGAGACCGTCAAGAACGCCAAGGCCGAGGTGGAGGCAGCGAAGGCACGCGAAGCCGGTCTGCGCGAGGAGTACGACGACCTCGCGCACGGACGTGCCCTTGCGCGGTATGCGGCGAAGCGCGGCGGCAGCGGCGACTACCGGTCCCAACTCGGCCTCATCTCGCGCATCCACGAGGACTTCGAACGGATGAGCGACCTCCTGACGGGCCAGCGCGGTGCCAGAGGCGGCGACAAGGACCTACCGCAGATCGACCGGATCGTGCTTTACATCGACGACCTCGACCGCTGCTCCCCCAAGCGCGTCGTCGAGGTGCTCGAGGCGGTGCACCTGATCCTTGCGCTCCCCTTGTTCGTCGTCGTGATCGCGGTCGATCCCCGCTGGCTGCTCCAGTCGCTGAAGCTCCACTACGCCGAGTTGCTGAAAGCGCAGGACGAGCCGCATTGGCAGTCGACTCCGCTGAACTACCTCGAGAAGATCATCCAGATCCCGTTCACGCTTCGGCCGATGGGACCGGCCGGGACGACCGCGCTGGTCTCCAGCCTGCTGCCCGTGTACGTGCCCGTGACCGACAGTCCTGCGGAGACGGCGACGCCCGCCACCCCGTCAGCACCCGTGACCCTCGCCCCGGCTCCGGCCACCGGGACCCCGACGCCACGGACACCCGCGCCCGCTCTGCTGAATCCGCGCCAGCTCGTCCTGACAGAGCGCGAACGCGACTTCGCGGCCCTCGTGGCCCGCGAGCTCCACACCCCGCGCGCCGTCAAGAAGCTCACGAACATCTACCGGCTCGTGCGCGCTCGGCTGGAAGAGGACGCCGAGGCGTTCATCGCAACGCGAGGGGCCGACATGCCCGAATTCCAGGCGGTGCTGATCTTGCTGACCGTCCTGATCGCCTATCCCGACGAGGCCAGCGGCCTGCTGCTCAAGCTCGACGAACAGCAGGGCGCGTGGTCATCGCGCCAGATCGGCGGGGAACTGGGAGCCTTCCTCGACCGCGCGACCGAGCAGGCGATCAACGGCGCGACGACGTCGACGGAGCCGTTCCGCCGGCACGCGCTGGAGCTGGCCCGTTACTCGTTCGCGGCGGGCCAGGAGGTCTACGCGAAGCGCTAG
- the rfbB gene encoding dTDP-glucose 4,6-dehydratase: MLATGAAGFIGANFVHYTMRNHPEYEVVVLDALTYAGNQESLKPVADQIEFVHGDICDAELVDRLVAECDTVVHFAAESHVDNSLHDPEPFVRTNLVGTFTILEAVRKHGARLHHISTDEVFGDLDLDGDDQFTEDTPYDPSSPYSATKAGSDLLVRAWARSFGIHATMSNCANNYGPYQHVEKFIPRQITNVFTGARPKLYGQGENVREWTHVDDHNEAVHLILSKGTPGETYLIGSGDERNNKEILELTLELLGEPADAYDHVPDRPGHDLRYSNDSTKIRTQLGWEPKYGDFRTGLQATIDWYRENEWWWGPQKAATEARYSQLGR, encoded by the coding sequence TTGCTTGCGACCGGCGCCGCCGGCTTCATCGGCGCGAACTTCGTCCATTACACGATGCGCAACCACCCGGAGTACGAGGTGGTCGTGCTGGACGCCCTGACCTACGCCGGCAACCAGGAGAGCCTGAAGCCGGTCGCCGACCAGATCGAGTTCGTGCACGGCGACATCTGCGACGCCGAGCTCGTGGACCGCCTCGTGGCCGAGTGCGACACCGTCGTGCACTTCGCCGCCGAGTCGCACGTCGACAACTCGCTGCACGACCCGGAGCCGTTCGTCCGCACCAACCTGGTCGGCACGTTCACGATCCTCGAAGCCGTCCGCAAGCACGGCGCGCGCCTGCACCACATCTCCACCGACGAGGTGTTCGGCGACCTCGACCTCGACGGCGACGACCAGTTCACCGAGGACACGCCGTACGACCCGTCGAGCCCCTACTCGGCGACCAAGGCCGGCTCCGACCTCCTCGTCCGCGCCTGGGCGCGCTCGTTCGGCATCCACGCGACGATGTCGAACTGCGCGAACAACTACGGCCCCTACCAGCACGTCGAGAAGTTCATCCCGCGCCAGATCACCAACGTCTTCACCGGCGCCCGCCCGAAGCTCTACGGCCAGGGCGAGAACGTGCGCGAGTGGACCCACGTCGACGACCACAACGAGGCCGTCCACCTCATCCTCAGCAAGGGCACGCCGGGCGAGACCTACCTGATCGGCTCCGGCGACGAGCGCAACAACAAGGAGATCCTCGAGCTCACCCTCGAGCTGCTGGGCGAGCCCGCCGACGCGTACGACCACGTGCCCGACCGCCCGGGCCACGACCTGCGCTACTCGAACGACTCCACCAAGATCCGCACCCAGCTCGGCTGGGAGCCCAAGTACGGCGACTTCCGCACCGGCCTGCAGGCCACGATCGACTGGTACCGCGAGAACGAGTGGTGGTGGGGGCCGCAGAAGGCCGCCACCGAGGCGCGTTACTCGCAGCTCGGCCGCTAG